The following proteins come from a genomic window of Nostoc sp. ATCC 53789:
- a CDS encoding DUF1838 family protein, which produces MNDYLDDYEFNNLDFYRKNHGLQLYYNWSGEIWWQETPDKPKEKLFSIIGMNATKVFLKPDPEHGEVGYRINRELGLFCDPDTQEILHFWQSPTASQPVPVVHIANRIVQGSVKPKKSVIPKGKGYITSVMEIPLEYPHPLAGDSKYLDYCPGEKFKGVEYFISNTCRPDATEVPPAKWARDCPWLPWMKLGYAHPAKLRFETTIFRVDSFEQLHPRLVELVREKVPIYEFTPTESDEPNVTSIQYFKKNFESYLRGDIFPLEETF; this is translated from the coding sequence ATGAATGATTATTTAGATGACTACGAATTTAATAACCTTGATTTTTACAGAAAAAATCATGGGTTACAGCTTTATTACAACTGGTCTGGAGAAATATGGTGGCAAGAAACGCCAGACAAGCCAAAAGAAAAATTGTTCTCTATTATTGGGATGAATGCTACCAAAGTATTTCTCAAACCCGATCCTGAACATGGCGAGGTTGGGTATCGCATCAATAGAGAGTTGGGTTTATTTTGCGATCCAGATACTCAAGAAATTCTGCACTTTTGGCAGTCACCAACAGCAAGTCAACCAGTACCAGTAGTTCACATTGCTAACCGCATTGTCCAAGGCTCAGTCAAACCAAAGAAATCTGTTATACCCAAAGGCAAGGGATACATTACCTCGGTTATGGAAATTCCTTTAGAATACCCACATCCTTTAGCAGGAGATAGTAAATATTTAGATTATTGCCCTGGAGAAAAGTTTAAGGGAGTTGAGTACTTTATATCAAATACTTGCCGACCTGATGCAACTGAAGTTCCTCCTGCAAAATGGGCGAGAGACTGTCCTTGGTTGCCCTGGATGAAATTAGGATATGCTCATCCAGCTAAATTAAGATTTGAAACAACAATATTTAGAGTAGATTCTTTTGAGCAGCTTCATCCTAGGTTGGTCGAGTTGGTGAGAGAAAAAGTACCAATTTATGAATTCACGCCAACAGAAAGTGACGAACCGAATGTGACGAGCATTCAATACTTTAAGAAAAATTTTGAATCCTACTTGCGAGGAGATATTTTCCCACTAGAGGAAACTTTTTAA